A section of the Enterobacter sp. C2 genome encodes:
- a CDS encoding DnaT-like ssDNA-binding protein: MIITDITSPAMNSYAGEGDLRAFADLRDITLPEKIAPLLIRAMDYLEGLEWAGWRSEPKQPLAWPRAGIELDGYELPAGEVPRQIVTAQCMLAVEAMDGDLLGSVREAAVKSERVEGAVTTTYAVADGEMFRPSYPAVMALLGELAGGRGYAVNTFAERA; encoded by the coding sequence ATGATCATTACCGATATTACTTCACCGGCCATGAACAGCTACGCAGGCGAGGGGGATTTGAGAGCCTTTGCAGATCTGCGCGACATCACGCTGCCGGAAAAGATCGCGCCATTGCTCATCCGGGCGATGGATTACCTTGAGGGGCTGGAGTGGGCTGGCTGGCGAAGCGAACCAAAGCAGCCGCTGGCGTGGCCGCGCGCGGGCATCGAACTGGACGGATACGAACTGCCCGCAGGTGAGGTGCCACGTCAGATTGTTACTGCGCAGTGCATGCTGGCGGTCGAGGCGATGGATGGTGATCTGCTGGGCAGTGTGCGTGAAGCGGCTGTGAAGTCCGAGCGCGTGGAAGGAGCTGTAACCACGACGTATGCCGTCGCTGACGGCGAAATGTTCAGACCGTCATACCCGGCAGTGATGGCTTTGCTTGGCGAGCTGGCTGGTGGTCGTGGTTATGCAGTAAACACTTTTGCGGAGCGTGCTTAA